The genomic stretch TTGCCGGAATGCCGCTGTTCCTTCTCTACCTCAGCAACATCGGCGACATCCTGGCGAGGAGTTTCAAGTGGACTTATGCACGCTGCTGTCTCTGCAGGTAGAGTATAACGAACCCCTAATCCGAGTTATCATCCGCAGACGATCTATATTTCTGAGCTTGTTCGCATTTCGTTCAACTCCCATACGTGAGCTCAGCTTAAACTTTGCTTTACGGGATCATGTTCTTATCACAGGTGTCGAAGAAAGCCCCGCCGCTTCGAGCCGCCGCCTCCTAGAACGAACGTTGCCCCCGCCGGCAGAGACCAATGGCAGGTAGGTTATTGCGCGTCGGAGGTTCAAAGTTGTTCCGTAGCAGGGACAGCCATTGCCCCGATGGAATTTCATAAGACGTTTCCTTTGCTGCTAGATAAACGCGAGCGTTCAGGAAACGTGATTCCTTCTCAATGCGCCGAAAGCGGATTCTCCTGAGCTAACGGGGCAAACTTTTCACAGAGATATTAAACAAACGGGATTTATCACTGCGGAGACTCTGCGCTCCCATGACTCGAGAGTGTTCAAAACATGAGGAGAAATTTCGAGCATCGCAAGCTCGACttgaggaaattttttcatctcaagaTCAGGACTTGGGTGCCGGTCAGTTTTTCGTCAAGCTCATGGTTGTAGGTTAAAGATGCAGAGTAGTTTAACCAGATGGAAAATACGCAAGAACCAAGGATTGGCGTGTTCTATACCTTTTTCGGAATCCTTTTAAGTCACCTCTCAATCTGTAAGCCTCTGCgagatttttgtttctttttttgtttttttttttttttgtctggcGTCCTCGAGTCAGCGGATTAGAGGATCACGCTGCTGCGCGGATTGATAATGAGGCGGATCGCGATTCAACGAATAGAGCAGATATCTGTTTTGGAATTGGCCGGGCTATATACATCGGCGCGGTCCCCAGGGGTCAAGTTTGACACCAAAGGATTGTTCTAGCGCTGATTGCATCAGGCAATCTATATAGCTGGCGGTACAAGTTCCGGCAGAGAATTCCCCCGACGTTTTGCAAGGTGGATTAGATTAGTCGATAGATTGGTTGTTTACTTGGACGTGTATAATGGCCTCCTTGGAGGAACAGCTTCGATACAGTTGAAATTCATTCTCTCATATATGCCGAGGCCAGTCttgtgaaaaaagttacagcattgaAATTGCCGCATCGATATTCACACCTGATTAATCTCACACCCAATTTTACAGATGGTTAAAATACACGGTGGGGAACTCGAGACATCCAGTATCGAGCAGGGAAGCTCAGGTGACGATGACGAGGGTGACGAGGAGAGTGAAGGTAGCTATGATCCGCAGAACGTGACAGTGCCGATCACCTTGTGTCTCACCATAATGGCTGGGTGAGTTCTGGGTGTATGAACATTCCCACTTGTCGTCGATTATTTTCACGCAATGCAGGATACGTTTGTACGTCATTGTTACACGTTggtttcgataaaatttctccaTTACCGATTTTTCTCCCTATGATCGATCGATCTACATTCACATACCCAAGCGATATCAGGTAACGGGGTTTGAAATcccgttgaaaataaaatctgtcAAAGTGGTCATATCCATTTCAATTATCGCGATGAATTTGAAAGTCGTTACAGAATCCTTTGGGAAACGCTACGAACGGAGTTTGATTTTGTTCGTTGTGAAAGCGCCAATTCGTTCGTCACATCCGTCATTTAGCCGTTTTTACAACttacgattctttttttttccgtttcacGACATCAGGAAACATCGATCGAACAGCACGCCGCGGATAGCCTGACATGTGTGTTTTGGTTTTAAGCGTATTTGACAATGGGTTTACCGTTACTTAGGTTTATAGGGTGTTAATAGAAACTTCCCGGGCGAATTTCCCAGGAGTCACGTCAGGCAACCGTCGAATTTATTTTCCGGGATCCTTTAGGCTCGGCCGTAAAAGAAAAGAGGCCGGGCTGCCCTCATCCATCTCTAAAACAGAAAGTTGTTCGTTATTAATGGACATTCATTGAAGCACGTCTTACATTTCTTGCTTCCGGACTTAAGAACAGGCGAAAAACCCAGAGAATTGCTCAAGTACGACGAGCCTTCCCATCAAGAGGATATTCGCTCGATCGATCGGCTAGGAATATCAAACAGTAAGCGAAGTCCTCGTGCCTGAGTCGCATCTTCCGTTTCACCCGCCAACTTTATTCAGGATCAGAATCCTGCAGCGCAGATCTTACGAATCAGGGCACAGCATGGAACCCACGATAAACCTCaataggaaatatttttcctcgtATAATATCAGTTCCGATTCAGCTAGTGCAGCGCGATGCTCGAAGACATTTTGTAAGAATAGCGATATAACGAGGGGCGGGGGTGGGATTATTATCTGTAGGGTAATATCTGtagtaatatttattaataattataaaatagaCTTCAAAAACAAGTATGGAAAATAGAAACTGCATTTTCTGGCTCCAAACATCATACCTTAAGTAGAAAACCAAAtaaggaatgaaaatgatttaaatataaaatacgtgtttacatatatgtattaaatattaatcTGGGTTTTAATTATCTGTATTTCTGTGGGGTGACTGACTCACGCGGTATATGCTAAAGCGaagaatattattaaataagtTTTATCAAGACGGCATCTCAGTCTACAAGACGTCATGTCGCGTTGCTTATACTTGAGGGTAAAAGTATATACACCTAAGGATAAGGATGCTTTATAAACTGGATCGAAAAACTCCCTCCTGTCCATGGCTCGTATAGTATACATGCCTACGATTATTCGGGATAGAGGAAGAATAAAATAGGGTCAGATTTTATGGAGTGTAAAGAAATCCGAGTCGCCGATCGGGGGTCGCTGGCATCGATGAAGATTACGTACTTTCATTAACACGTCTTCCTGACTCGACAATTGTTTTATTCGGGAAAACGTGACCGAGTGACTTCCAGCACTAGGATATTATCCTTATCCGTATCCTCGGCCCCCACCCCCTTGCCCTTTTCTACCACCAAGTAACCTCAATTTTCTTTAAAGGTACGTGTGCGGCGGAGGTATGCTCTTCTCGATGTGGGAAGGCTGGGGCTTCTTGGAATCCTCCTACTTTTGCTTCATATCGCTGAGTACCATTGGCTTCGGAGATTACGTACCtagtgatgaaatttattcgtcGAAGGGAATCAGCGAGTTCTCCTTTCTCTTCTGTTCCTTGTATCTGATGCTGGGTGagttgttattttattttatccttTCACGCCGTGATGTATTCGCACCGTAACTCCGCGAAATATTCTCTGACCCTGAAAGCAATCCAAATTCGATTACACGCAAGTCTTGGAAAAAGGCAGATCTGAGAATAGTCGGAAACgtatttttggaattttatttccgaACGATCAACACCGCTGCTCGCGTAGCGGGTCactgaatgagaaaaatttaatcagaGGTAGAGCTGCTTTTCCggcaaagaagaagaagaagaagacggagAAGAAAAGTGTATCATTCCGGCGTTTGGGTAGAGACAATTCTGTATACATTTCGAAAGACGTATTGATCGATGAAGTGTGAACAGTTGGCGTCGGTGAATTGGGAATAATCGTACGAAAGCTGAACGGTGATTTTTGGTTATAAACAAAACGATAACGAAGCCTTCTTAGTTCTCGGAGTCTTTGATCGTTGGTTTTGATCGAGAACGCTCGATCCAACACACACCGGGCGGTAACAGTTGTGATGAAGGCTTGAACCGTGCGGAGGATCTGAAAAGCTCTACGCGCTACTGACATCTTGTTATTTCGATAACTATTTTCGTTCCCTCTTCCATAAGAGTGCTTTCTTCTCATGAAATACGGAATTGCGATGCGGTGATTCGAGGTGCTAACAAATTTCCGAGCGCAGGTAGACCCTGATTTCTTtcgcaatttcttttttcttcgtcagcGTTAGTCCGACGCTTTGGGCTTTTTATCAGAATTTTCTCAAGCACTCCGCAGGCGAGGATGTAGCTAAGTATAAAGAACTCCGCCGGTGAACTCGACGGAAAATAAGATTTGTATTAAGTAGTTCAGCGCGGATTAAGGAAACTTTTCTTCGCGTTGACAGCAAGAGTTTTGTGGCAAGTGTTTCCTTCCTCCCCTTCGCCTTCTTtcgattttcaatcaaatacCGCCCAGCAGCGGTTGCGAAAATGCACGCTATACGCGAACGTCTCGACGGATTTTGTCGCGAATGCAACCATCGGCAGACGGTGTGAACGCCGCGCAATTTATCCGCAAAGCATTTCTCGTGAGCTTTTTTGCTTGTGTGTGTTGTTCGTTGAAAGcttatttgcaaaaaaacaTTCACGCTTAGATTGTGAAACAAGATTGAACGCGATCGAAGGCTCGCCCAcgtctaaaattttttttcgattacaCAAATCGTCGGTTAAATTTATACCCACAAAGGCACGTGAGTAGAAATTGATTCTCTTCAGACCCTcgcgaataattaattaacggATCTCAAAGGGAAACAAAGCGGGTGGAAAATGTTTCGGAAAAACGTATCGCCTGAGAGAGGCggaaaaagaatagaaaaaaactcGTTTGTTTCAAGACGGAGATGAAGACTAATAGCGGAAACGGGGTTGGCATTCCGACGAGTAAGCTCGGCCTGGTGCgggattgaaattcatcgattttgaatttcaccgGTGTTTTTCTTTCGCGCAAGCTCACCGCCGGCATCCCCAACTCTAGTCACTTAATAAATTTTCGATATATCTACTTCGAAACGCATTGCATGACTCACCACGCGCGAGTGTATCGCGTAgggtataatttttcttttctttcacttcCCTCCAGCCGGTGTTCCGCTATTCCCAATGAATATTTCTCCAAGACCTCCTCCGCCCGTGGCGCATATACGCTTTGAATATCATCACAGATGTAAACCAATtcgcatttcaattatccaGCCAATTTATTCCCCCGCACTGCAGTGCTTACTTACCTATAGTTTTTCAAACCTCGAGCTTGGCCGTTATTTATCGTGGCTTAAGACCGACCGTTTGTAAACGAGGGGAACTATAAACACGTAACGCTACACTCTGCTATGATACATTCGCCGGTCGAAAACTACTTTTCATCGCCTGCTTCATGGTATATATACGTTTGgcaaagagaaggaaaaagtaaaaaaataaaacgcacGGCGCCGAATCCCGAGAAGAATTGCCCCGTTCAATTTCGCCCGATTAATAACAATGAGCAAGAAGTGCGAGCACTGCTTATAGTTGTACCTGAATTCAGTCCCCCGTATCGATGTCTGCCGATCGAATTTCACCGTTTCTTTCCAATCTCTGTGCTCCAGGTATGGCCATGATAGCGATGTGCTTCAACCTGATGCAGGAGGAGGTGATAGCGAAGTGGCGGACCCTCATCCGCACCTTGAGACACATATTCAGGTGCGACAGGTGACA from Neodiprion virginianus isolate iyNeoVirg1 chromosome 3, iyNeoVirg1.1, whole genome shotgun sequence encodes the following:
- the LOC124299943 gene encoding potassium channel subfamily K member 16, yielding MERQASRRWRGSYRRRRKKPWAERLADWTRNFIAFLFSNVGIVCLVVGYAIAGAAIFYYIEGEMCQKTLNVTRNEIADKLWNYTSRVNIFSEQQWKLQVDIMLKEYQKDVVKEAKNGYKVKSMEWTYAGAFLYSLTVITTIGYGNISPRTAWGKVATIIYAIAGMPLFLLYLSNIGDILARSFKWTYARCCLCRCRRKPRRFEPPPPRTNVAPAGRDQWQMVKIHGGELETSSIEQGSSGDDDEGDEESEGSYDPQNVTVPITLCLTIMAGYVCGGGMLFSMWEGWGFLESSYFCFISLSTIGFGDYVPSDEIYSSKGISEFSFLFCSLYLMLGMAMIAMCFNLMQEEVIAKWRTLIRTLRHIFRCDR